In the genome of Actinobacillus lignieresii, the window GAAGCAGACGAATGGGATACTGACTTTGACTTCGAAAATGAAGACGATACCGCATTACTTGATGAAGCACTTGAAGAAGAAACCGAAGAGTCTATTGAAGATAAAAATATCAAGATTGCCATCGTCGGTCGTCCGAATGTAGGAAAATCGACTTTAACCAACCGTATTCTCGGCGAGGAACGCGTGGTTGTTTACGATATGCCGGGTACGACACGTGATTCTATCTATATTCCGATGGAACGTGATGGTCAGCAATATACGATTATCGACACGGCAGGTGTACGTAAACGTGGTAAGGTCAATTTAGCGGTAGAAAAATTCTCTGTGATTAAAACCCTACAAGCGATTCAAGATGCAAACGTAGTATTACTTACCATTGATGCGCGTGAAGGGATTTCTGATCAAGATTTATCATTACTTGGCTTTATTCTGAATGCCGGTCGTTCACTTGTGATCGTAGTTAATAAATGGGACGGCTTATCACAAGATATTAAAGATCAAGTGAAATCCGAATTAGATCGCCGTTTAGACTTTATTGATTTCGCGCGTGTGCATTTTATTTCCGCATTACACGGCTCGGGCGTGGGTAACTTATTTGATTCCGTGAAAGAAGCCTATGCGTGTGCAACACAAAAAACTTCGACTTCGATGCTAACGCGTATTTTACGTATGGCAGCGGATGAGCATCAGCCGCCGTTAGTAAACGGTCGCCGTGTGAAATTAAAATACGCTCACCCGGGTGGTTATAATCCGCCGATTATCGTCATTCACGGTAACCAAGTCGAAAAATTAGCGGATTCTTATAAACGTTATTTAAGTAATTACTTCCGTAAGAGCTTGAAAATTATCGGTTCGCCGATCCGTATTCAGTTCCAGGAAGGAAATAACCCGTTTGCAGGTAAGAAAAATAAACTGACACCGAACCAATTACGTAAACGTAAACGTTTGATGAAGTTTATTAAAAAAAGTAAGAAATAATTAGACAAATCTCTCCCTTATTAGTACCCGTCTTTGGCGGGTATTATGACTGAACAAGGTTTAAGGCACTCGCCATAAACGTGTGCCATCATTTCATTGAGAAATTAATTATGATGATGCAATACTCTCCGAAATTTAATAACGCTAAAGTGCTTGTACTTGGCGATGTAATGTTAGACCGTTATTGGTTTGGTGCCACCAACCGCATTTCACCGGAAGCACCGGTGCCGGTGGTAAAAGTACAAGATATCGAAGAACGTGCCGGCGGTGCCGCAAATGTGGCAATGAACATTGCCAGCCTTGGTGTACCGGTCGCCCTTCACGGTCTAATCGGGCAAGATGATGCCGGCCGTGCTTTAGATAAATTACTCAATTCACATAATATCCAAAACCATTGTGTTGCATTGGATTCACATCCAACCATCACCAAATTGCGTATTCTGTCACGTCATCAACAACTATTACGTTTAGATTTCGAAGAAGGCTTTCATCATGTCGCAAGCGATTCTCTCCTTGCAAAACTTGAGCAAGAAATTACCGCTTATGGCGCATTAATCTTATCGGATTACGGCAAAGGTACGCTTGAATCGGTACAGCAAATGATTCAAGTAGCACGTAAAGCCGGCGTACCGACACTCATTGACCCGAAAGGTACCGATTTTGAACGTTATCGAGGTGCAACGCTCTTAACACCGAATATGTTTGAGTTTGAAGCGGTAGTCGGTCACTGCAAAAATGACGATGAAATTGTAGAAAAAGGCTTAAAACTGATTGCCGATTTTGAATTAACCGCATTATTAGTGACTCGTTCGGAAAAAGGTATGACGTTATTACGTCCGAACCAAGCACCGTTCCATTTACCAACCCAAGCGAAAGAAGTTTATGACGTAACCGGTGCCGGCGACACGGTGATCAGTGTGCTTGCCACTGCGATTGCCGACGGTCGTCCTTACGAAGAAGCGTGTTATTTAGCGAATGCGGCGGCTGGCGTGGTTGTAGGTAAATTAGGTACTTCAACCGTGACACCAACAGAATTAGAAAATGCGATTCATCATCGCGAAGAAACCGGTTTCGGGATTTTAGCGGAAGACGAATTAAAACGTGCGGTAGAACAAGCAAAGCAACGTGGCGAAAAAATTGTGATGACCAACGGCTGTTTTGATATTCTGCACCCTGGTCACGTTTCTTACTTAGAAAATGCACGTAAATTAGGCGATCGTCTAATCGTTGCGGTAAATACCGATGAATCGGTGAAACGCTTAAAAGGCGAATCTCGCCCGATTAACGATTTAAATGCTCGAATGGCGGTACTTGCCGGTTTAGCCTCGGTGGATTGGGTCGTGCCTTTTGCAGAAGATACGCCGCAACGTCTTATCGGTGAAATCTTACCTAACTTATTAGTCAAAGGTGGCGATTATAAGCCTGAAGAAATTGCCGGCAGCCAAGAAGTTTGGGCAAACGGCGGCGAAGTTAAAGTGTTAAATTTTGAGAACGGTTGTTCAACGACAAACGTAATCAAGAAAATTCAGGCGTCAAAATAGGCTTTCTATCCACTAATGGAAAAAATTATTATTGATGCCGAGCAGTTTCAGCGTACGATTTCTCGGATTTCTCACCAAATTATCGAAAAACATTCTTCCTTAGATAATTTGGTGTTAGTCGGGATAAAACGTCGCGGCGCTGAAATTGCCGAAATGTTACAAAGCAGGATTGCCGAACTTGCTCAAACCGAATTGCCGTTAATGGCTTTAGATATTACATTTTATCGGGATGATCTTCATTTAGATCATCAAGACCCCGTTTATACCGGAGTGGAATCTCAAATTGATATTACCGGAAAAAATGTTATTCTGATCGATGACGTATTATTTACCGGACGTACGATTCGAGCCGCGCTTGATGCATTACTTGATTTTGGACGGGCAACACGTATAGAACTGGTCATTCTGGTCGATAGAGGGCATCGCGAGTTACCAATCCGAGCCGATTATGTCGGAAAAAATATTCCGACCGCAAGAACGGAACAAGTACAAGTGCGAACGCAATTTTACGACGGAATGAATCAAGTGGTGCTTATTCGAGCGAAAGATGAGTGAATAAATACTTAGGAACCTTTTTTAGAAAAATAGCTCTAATTATATCGGGGCTTATCTTTAACCTTTAGTAGGAAATAATAAATGAAATTAATCTCTGCAAAATCATTATTAGTCGCATTGGTTACTGCAATCGGTATTTCTCAAACGGCAATTGCCATTGAAGAACGTGTCGTAGCACTTGTCGATGGCGTACCGGTAATGGAAAGCCAAGTTCAGCGCGCTTTAAGTAAAAAAGCAAATTCCGAAGCAAATCACAAAGCCGCGTTAGAACAAATTATTGATGATCTTTTAGTACAAAAAGCGGTCAAAGAAGCGGGCGTAAAAGTCAATTACGCTAAAGTGGATCAAGTGATTGAAGATATCGCCGCACGTAACGGTATCACTTACGGTCAGTTACTCGATGCGTTGGATTATCAAGGTATTACCTTAGAGCAATACCGTCAGCAAATCGCACAACAAATGGCGATGGAACAAGTACGTCATATCAGTATCGGTAAATCAATTCAAGTTGATCCGAAAGACGTTCACGCTTATGCAAAAGAATTACTCGAAAAAGATAAAGCAAACGGCAAATTGAAAAATGTGACCGGCGTTCAACATCGAGTCAGTCATATTTTAATTAAAACGACACCGGTGTTAAATGATATTCAGGCAAAAGCGAAATTAGCTCAAATTGTTGCGGATATTAAAGCGGGTAAAACCACTTTTGAAGAAGCGGCGAAAGCGAATTCGGTCGATTATCTTTCGGCTGCGGACGGTGGTGATTTAGGTTATAATTTCTTAGATATTTATGATCCTGCATTTGCAAAAGCCGCAAGCACGGCAAAACAAGAGCAAATTACCGCACCGTTTAAATCTCAATTCGGTTGGCATATTCTTAAGGTAACCGGTACACAACAAGGCGACCGTACAGAAGACGCTTATAACCAACGTGCTTACGAGCAATTAGTGGACAAACAAGCGCAAGAAGCGGCAAAAGACTGGGTAAAAGCATTGAGAAAAACCGCTGACGTTCAGTACGTTGGTAAATAAACATAACGATTTATCTGAGAACCTCGCTATTTGCGGGGTTCTTTGCTTATTTTAAAAGGATAACAATGAGTAATCAAAATTCAAAAAAACATTTAGGTCATACCGCCCGTAAGCGTTTCGGTCAAAACTTTTTACACGATATGAATGTTATTCATAATATCGTATCTGCCATCAATCCGAAAAACGGTCAATTTTTACTTGAAATCGGTCCGGGTTTAGGCGCATTAACCGAACCGGTCGCCGAGCAAGTGGATAAACTCACGGTGGTTGAGCTGGACAGAGATCTCGCCGAGCGTTTACGTCATCACCCGTTCTTAAATCATAAATTAACCATTATCGAACAAGATGCGTTACGTTTTAATTTCCGTGAATATTTTGAAAGTCTCGAGCTAAAAGAAGGTGAAGGGGTTCGTGTATTCGGTAACTTGCCGTATAACATCTCAACGCCGTTGATGTTCCACTTATTCAAATTTCACGATTTGATTCAAGATATGCATTTTATGTTGCAAAAAGAGGTGGTAAAACGTCTATGTGCCGCACCGAATAGTAAAGCGTACGGTCGTTTAACTATTATGGCGCAATATTATTGTCAAGTAATGCCTGTGTTAGAAGTGCCGCCGACCGCATTTAAACCGGCACCTAAGGTAGATTCCGCCGTGGTACGTTTAATGCCGCATAAAGTATTACCGCATCCGGTAAAAGACGTATATTGGTTAAACCGTGTAACTACACAAGCCTTCAACCAGCGTCGTAAAACCTTGCGTAACGCACTCTCAACGCTATTTAGCCCCGAGCAATTAGAAGCGTTGAATATCGACCTAAATGCACGTGCGGAAAACTTAAGTATTGCGGACTATGCCCGTTTAGCCAACTGGTTATATGACAATCCGCCGGCAGTGGATAACCAAGAAGAAATCATTGACGAAGATATCTAATCTGACAAGCGGTTAAATTTGTAAAAAATTTTGCAAATTCCACCGCTTAGTCATAGATATAAAAAAACCTAAGAGATTCTCTTAGGTTTTTTGTTTTTATTAGCAATTATTTCGTACCGAAAATCTTATCACCGGCATCGCCTAAGCCCGGCACGATATAGCCGTGCTCATTTAAATGGCTGTCAATTGAAGCGGTGTATAACTCTACGTCCGGATGCGCAGCCTCTAATGCTTTAATACCTTCAGGCGCAGCGACAAGTACCAGTACTTTAATTTGCTTACAACCGGCTTTTTTCAAAAGATCGATTGTTGCAATCATTGAACCGCCCGTTGCTAACATCGGATCAACGATAATCGCTAAACGCTCTTCTACATCATTGGCTAATTTCGTGAAATATGGAACCGGTTCTAACGTTTCTTCATTACGATAAATACCGACGACACTGATACGCGCGCTCGGAATATGTTCCAACACACCGTCCATCATCCCTAAACCCGCACGTAAAATAGGTACGACCGTTACTTTTTTACCTTTAATACGTTCAACTTCCACTTTACCGCACCAACCGTCAATTTCAATCGCTTCCGTTTCTAAATCGGTTGTCGCTTCGTAGGTTAATAAGCTACCGACTTCTGTCGCTAACGCACGGAAATCTTTGGTATTAATATCGGCGGCACGCATTAAGCCAAGTTTATGTTTAACCAGAGGATGTTTTACTTCTACAATTTTCATATATTACTCCTAAGCATTTTTATATTATTTTAAATAAGAAACGAATACGATTCCAATATAAACCGATTAATTCTGTTGTTCTTTAATTTTCGCCAATTCTTCATCTCTTAATACTCTACGAAGAATCTTACCTACATTACTTTTCGGTAATTCGTCACGAAACTCTATTTCTCGAGGAATTTTATAACCGGTCAAATATTGACGACAATAATTTCGTAATTCTTCACGTGTAAGGCTTTCGTCTTTTTTCGTCACAAAAATTTTAATCGCTTCACCGGACGATTTACTCGGAATACCGATTGCGACGACTTCATTTACTTTCGGATTATGTGCAATAACCTCTTCGATTTCATTCGGATACACATTAAAACCGGAAACAATAATCATATCTTTTTTACGATCGACAATACGTAAATTAAGATCTTCTCCCATCACAACGATATCGCCGGTTGCCATCCAACCGTCTTTCAGAACGTCTGCGGTATCTTGCGGACGTTGCCAATAACCCTGCATAACTTGAGGGCCTTTAACCCAAAGCTCTCCTCGCTCGCCAATCGGCACATCGTTCCCCTCATCATCTACAATACGAATATCCGTATTAGGAACCGGTACGCCGATAGATCCGGTATGCTCGACCGAATCACTGCGTGTTGCGGCAATCAATGGAGAGCATTCCGTCATACCGTAACCTTCGATAATATGGCAATCGGTCGCATCATGCCAACGTTTCGCTACCGCGGATTGAATGGATGCGCCGCCTCCGACGCTAAGTCTAAGATGCGAAAAATCAATTTCTTTAAATTGCTCATTATTCAATAACGCATTAAATAATGTATTTACCCCGGTTAAAGCAACGACTTTATATTTTTTTAATTCCTTAACAAAGCCCGGAATATCGCGAGGGTTGGTAATTAACAAACCAGTTATACCCAGTTCAATAAAAAGCAGGCAATTAACGGATAATGCAAAAACGTGATATAACGGTAAAGGAATAACCGCTATGCATTCTCTACTATTTCGTAATAATGGCTCCGCAACCCATTTGGCTTGCATTAAGTTTGCAACTAAATTGCCGTGCGATAACATTGCGCCTTTAGCCACACCGGTCGTACCGCCGGTATATTGTAAAAAAGCCAGATCCTCTCTATATAAAGAAGGTTTCACATACTGACGTTGCTTACCGATACTTAACGCTTCACGGAAACTTACCGCATGAGGCAATTTATATTTAGGAACGAGTTTTTTAACGTACTTCACTACAAAATTGACTAATGTACGTTTACCGAATGAAAGTTGATCCCCCATTCGGGTCAAAATAACATGTTTTACACTCGTCTCAAATACGATCTTTTCAAGTGTTGCGGCAAAATTGGAAACGACAACGATAGCTTTGGCACCGCTGTCGTTTAACTGATGCTCCAATTCTCTGGGCGTATAAAGCGGATTAACGTTTACCACCACCAAACCGGCACGTAATGCGCCAAACAGTGCTATCGGATATTGTAATAAATTCGGCATCATCAATGCGATTCGATCACCTTTTTCCAAACGAAGTTCGTTCTGCAAATAAGCGGCGAATGCACGGCTTCTTTCTTCCAATTTACGGAAGGTAAGTACTTTTCCCATATTAATATAAGCGGGAATATCGGGATGCTTGCGTACGGCGGATTCAAACATTTCCAGTAATGAGTCGTAAGGTGTAACGTTTATCGTTTTCGGTGAGCCTTCAGGATAATTTTGTAACCAAATTTTTTCCATACTGTCTCCTATTAAAGTCGTCTCAAAAATACAGGCGTGAACTCACTTTCCCGTTTTTTATACATTATTCTTCTGATGTTCCAAAAAGTCATACTTACACTTATCAACATAAACAATGCGACGAATAACTCATTCGCAAACAGTTGAGAAAAAATGACCGCAGAGAGAACTAACACAAACAATGGAACACAATAAATTAAAAATACACTCAGTAATAAAGTTGGTTCGGGCAAACCGATTTGTACTTTATCTCCGACTGTCAAAGGCATATCTACGGATAATTTGAATTGAGGTGCAAACTTTTCTCCGGTAAGCGCCGATAAAGATTTCGTACCGCAACTATTACGGGCGGCGCAACCTCCACAAGCACTTTTTGCACTACATTGTACCGTTGCAATACCGGATTGGTAGTCCACAACGGTAGCCGTTTCAATCATCATTATATTTTCCTCATATCATTGAACGCTTTATGATTACTCAAAAATAAGCAATCCGTATTTTCCTTTTGCAAACCATATTAAACTGGTCGTATATGAAGAAAAATAAAAAAAGCGGTAAGATTGTAGCAAATTTTCTCAAAAAATTCGCTAAATCTTACCGCTTTCTTTGTTAGTAGATTTAATTTATTACAACAACAAATTCATTCGACTATTTTATAAGCTCGTTAATTCTTTTCTAACTCTGATTTTTTATCGGTCGATGATGTTTGAGCCTTTTCTTTTTGTTCTTTCTCTTTAGACGTATTCATCGCTTCGACATCCAGTTTACTTTGTAACTGTTGAGCTTGTAATAACGCATTGATTTTGTGTTGCTGACTTTCTAATTTATCGAGAGTCGCGACATCTTTGCTCGGTGCATTATAGCTTACCGGTTGAACCGAATCGCTAAACGGCTGTGTCTGTAATACAGGTTGGCTCGCTTGTGCAAGTTCGTTTTTCTCATTCATCATATTTACGCCGAGCACCGCAACCAAGCACACCGATGCGGCGATACCCGCTTGCATAAGCGGCATACTCCAGCGTTTTAATTTGATTAATTTACCCTGAGGAGCAGTCGTAGTTTCCTGAACGGACGGCTGAGATTCGATTTCTTCATTTTCCAGTAACGCTTCCATTTTTGCTGAAAAATCACGACCAAGAATAATCTCATCACCGTGCAAAACACTACTTACGGCATGGTATCTTGCCCATTTTTGCTTTAATTCGGGACTTTCGCATAACTCATCGATGAACGCATCATCAACTTTTTGCCCGTCCATAAAAGCGGAAAGGGTTTCATTTTGTTGCATAATAAACTCCGATTGAATCTTAAATCTGTTGCATTAGCGGATTGACCTTTACATCAATCGCTTCTCTTGCTCTAAAGATACGCGAACGAACCGTACCGACGGGACATTGCATGACTTCCGCAATTTCTTCATAACTTAAACCTTCCAACTCACGCAAAGTAATTGCCGTTTTGAGTTCTTCAGGTAAATTTTCAATCGTGTCAAAAACGACACGTTTTAATTCTTCGGATAGCACCACATTTTCCGGTGTATCACTCTCACGAAGTTGAACCCCAACATCAAAGCTTTCCGCATCTTCCGCCAAAATATCTTCTTTAGGAGGACGTCTTCCCAAAGCGGTTAAATGATTTTTAGCAGTGTTCACCGCAATACGATAAAGCCACGTATAAAAGGCGCTTTCTCCACGGAAAGACTCTAATGAACGATACGCTTTAATAAAAGATTCCTGCACAATATCCGGAATATCATCACGTGAAACATAGCGAGTTAATAAACCTGCCACTCTGTTCTGATAACGTACGACGAGTAAATTAAATGCTTTTTTATCACCTTTCTGTGCACGTTCAACCAATTCTTGATCGGCTACCAGCTCACTCATCTATTTGCGTTATCCTAATCTATTTCGCATATTCCTTATTGTTCTCATTCCGTACATCCTTTAGTGTGTAACAAAAATGAAAAGTTCATATAAAGAATAAATTACTCAATTATTTACAAATACTTTAATAAAATTCAATAACAAGACTAAGGATGCTACAAATATTTATAATTTTACTAAACTACTTATGTGTAAAAATTCAATCAATGTTATATAAAACAACCGGTCAAATATAATCGTATCAATATTTTCTTATTTAATGACTGAAAGCGGTCAGATTTTACTGGATTTTTACAAAATTTCCATCAAATCTGACCGCTTATCTCATCTTTTTAAAATACTTTATTTTTTAGCTTTTAAATCCGCCACTTTATGCGCTCGATAAATCGCATTGATCGCATGGATTAACGCACGCGCCGAAGACTCGACAATGTCGGTGGCTAAACCGACACCATGGAAACGGCGTCCTTCGTGTTCAACCACGATATCCACTTGTCCCAATGCTTCCGCACCTTCGCCTTTTGCGGTAAGGTTATAATGAAGCATTTTTACTTCCATACCCGTAATAGCCAAAATCGCATTAAAGACCGCATCGACCGGTCCGTTACCGCCGCTTGATACTTGGCTTAATTTTTCGCCGTCCAATTCCACCTGAACAAACGCCGAAGCCGGTAAATGACTAATCATTTGTGACGTAATCACATCTAAATGCAATCTGTCCTCATCACCGGCTTGCATATCGATAAAGGCAAGCGCTTCCAAGTCATAATCAAATACTTGACCTTTCTTATCCGCCAATTTTAGGAATGCGTCATAAAGTTTATCCAAATCATAGTCGTTTTCTTGATAACCCATTTCGCTCATATGATTTTTCACGGCGGCACGTCCTGAACGGGCGGTTAAATTTAATTTTTCTTTCTTCAAACCGATGGTTTCAGGCGACATAATTTCATAGGTATTTTTATTTTTCACCATACCGTCTTGGTGGATACCGGATGAATGGGCAAAGGCATTCGAACCGACAATCGCTTTATTCGGTTGAATCGGCATATTACATAATTGGCTGACCATTTGGCTGACACGATGAATTTCTTGCGTGTTAATGCGCGTATCTCTACCATTGAACATATCTTGGCGAGTTTTGATTGCCATGACCACTTCTTCTAATGCGGTATTCCCCGCACGCTCGCCGATACCGTTAATCGTACATTCGATTTGTCTCGCACCATTTAACACTGCCGTGAGCGAGTTTGCCGTCGCCATACCTAAATCGTTATGACAATGCACCGAAACAACCGCTTTATCAATATTCGGCACACGGTTCATCACATTGGCAATAATATCGCCGTACTGATACGGCAAACAGTAACCGACCGTATCCGGAATATTTACCGTAGTCGCACCGGCATTGATTGCCGCTTCGACAATACGACAAATGTTATCAATACCGGTACGTCCCGCATCTTCACAGGAAAACTCCACATCATCGGTATAGTTTCTGGCACGTTTAACCGCATGCACCGCCATTTCAACGACATCATCAAACGAACGTTTTAATTTAGACTCAACATGAATAGCGGAACTGGCGATAAATGTATGAATACGAAATGCTTCTGCGACTTTCAATGCTTCCGCCGCCACATCAATATCTTTATCCACTGCGCGGGATAATGCGCAAACACGGCTGTTTTTAATGTGTTGAGCAATGGTTTTTACCGACTCGAAATCCCCTGCCGATGAAACCGGAAAACCAACTTCCATAACATCAACGCCTAAACGCTCTAATGCTAACGCAATTTGTAGTTTTTCTTTTACGGTTAAACTTGCTTTAAGCGATTGTTCACCGTCACGTAATGTCGTATCAAAAATAATAATGTTACTCATAAGCTCTCCATTAAGTGTTCTCAACACTTTTATCCGAATTCAATATACCGAAATAAACTAGTCAAATATGCCCATCTTCACCGATTCTTTGCTATTTTTTATAAGTAAAAAAAACCCGCATCAATGTGCGGGCAAAGTGTGGATAGTGAACGCTTTCACTCCGAACGACCTTTATCCTCGCACGAAATGCGATAACAGAAGCAGTCGAAGAGATAGTCGTTTTTCCATTATGTTGTGTGTGTTTATGTTTGCATAGTTATTTGAAATACGGGTACATATTAACTTCAAATAGAGTGAAGTCAATAGCATTTTTCACTACAAGCAAACGATTTCCCGATAAAACATTGCATAAAAACAGTGATTAATTCTTTATAAATTAAAATAATTAGCAAATAACGCTAATACATCTAAATTCTTCCGAATAAACATTAGCTGTTTTAACAAAATGCAAGACCTCCGACCTTTTAATTCTTTTTCTGATTTTTTCAATAATTTTTGATTACGGTAGTAGAAATTCGCTATTTTCTTTGAAGAAACCGGTCAAATTTGTTAGCCTTAAATCAAATTATAATCAGAATAAATTTATAAGGATCTTTTATGACTCACCCGTTTCGCGCCATTGTTTCCGATTTAGACGGAACACTTCTGAATGCCGACCATAAAATAGGTCAATATACGATAGAAACGTTAAGCAAACTCTCTCAACAAGGTATCGATATTTTTTTCGCAACGGGGCGAAATTATCCCGATGTAAAACATATCATTAGCAAAGTCAATGTTAATGAAGCGATGCTCATTACCTCTAACGGCGCCAGAGCGAATTTTCTTTCCGGTCAGACCGTATTAAATCACTACCTTCCGGAAGATATTGCATTTCAGCTGATGAATATCCCTTTCGACAGTAATAGAGTTTGCC includes:
- the leuA gene encoding 2-isopropylmalate synthase; this encodes MSNIIIFDTTLRDGEQSLKASLTVKEKLQIALALERLGVDVMEVGFPVSSAGDFESVKTIAQHIKNSRVCALSRAVDKDIDVAAEALKVAEAFRIHTFIASSAIHVESKLKRSFDDVVEMAVHAVKRARNYTDDVEFSCEDAGRTGIDNICRIVEAAINAGATTVNIPDTVGYCLPYQYGDIIANVMNRVPNIDKAVVSVHCHNDLGMATANSLTAVLNGARQIECTINGIGERAGNTALEEVVMAIKTRQDMFNGRDTRINTQEIHRVSQMVSQLCNMPIQPNKAIVGSNAFAHSSGIHQDGMVKNKNTYEIMSPETIGLKKEKLNLTARSGRAAVKNHMSEMGYQENDYDLDKLYDAFLKLADKKGQVFDYDLEALAFIDMQAGDEDRLHLDVITSQMISHLPASAFVQVELDGEKLSQVSSGGNGPVDAVFNAILAITGMEVKMLHYNLTAKGEGAEALGQVDIVVEHEGRRFHGVGLATDIVESSARALIHAINAIYRAHKVADLKAKK
- the rpoE gene encoding RNA polymerase sigma factor RpoE, which encodes MSELVADQELVERAQKGDKKAFNLLVVRYQNRVAGLLTRYVSRDDIPDIVQESFIKAYRSLESFRGESAFYTWLYRIAVNTAKNHLTALGRRPPKEDILAEDAESFDVGVQLRESDTPENVVLSEELKRVVFDTIENLPEELKTAITLRELEGLSYEEIAEVMQCPVGTVRSRIFRAREAIDVKVNPLMQQI